A stretch of Nonomuraea africana DNA encodes these proteins:
- the rplR gene encoding 50S ribosomal protein L18, whose translation MAPKTAYSKHTAARTVSRARRHGRVRKKVVGTAARPRLVVNRSTRHLFVQIVDDTVGHTLVSASTMDASLRTAEGDKTDKAKKVGELLAQRAKEAGITAVVFDRGGNRYAGRIAALADSAREGGLEF comes from the coding sequence ATGGCTCCCAAGACTGCGTACAGCAAGCACACGGCTGCTCGCACCGTCTCGCGGGCCCGCCGTCACGGCCGCGTCCGCAAGAAGGTTGTCGGTACGGCCGCGCGTCCGCGCCTGGTCGTCAACCGCTCGACCCGTCACCTGTTCGTGCAGATCGTGGACGACACCGTCGGCCACACGCTGGTCAGCGCCTCCACCATGGACGCCAGCCTGCGCACTGCCGAGGGCGACAAGACCGATAAGGCCAAGAAGGTCGGCGAGCTCCTCGCTCAGCGGGCCAAGGAAGCCGGGATCACCGCCGTCGTCTTCGACCGTGGCGGTAACCGCTACGCGGGTCGCATCGCGGCTCTCGCGGACAGCGCTCGCGAAGGCGGGCTCGAGTTCTAA
- the rpsE gene encoding 30S ribosomal protein S5, whose product MAAAPRRGGGTGGERRDRRDDRRGGAADKGVSYIERVVKINRVAKVVKGGRRFSFTALVVVGDGNGLVGVGYGKAKEVPAAIAKGVEEAKKHFFRVPRIQGTIPHTVQGEEAAGVVFLRPASAGTGVIAGGPVRAVLECAGIHDVLSKSLGSDNPINIVHATVAALKGLSTPEAIAARRGLAIEDVAPARMLKARAEGLAEAAAAAKAVS is encoded by the coding sequence ATGGCTGCAGCTCCGCGTCGCGGTGGCGGCACCGGTGGCGAGCGGCGTGACCGTCGTGACGATCGCCGCGGTGGCGCCGCTGACAAGGGCGTCTCGTACATCGAGCGCGTAGTGAAGATCAACCGAGTGGCCAAGGTCGTGAAGGGTGGTCGTCGCTTCAGCTTCACCGCCCTGGTTGTCGTCGGTGACGGCAACGGCCTGGTCGGCGTCGGCTATGGCAAGGCCAAGGAAGTCCCCGCGGCCATCGCCAAGGGTGTCGAGGAGGCGAAGAAGCACTTCTTCCGCGTCCCCCGCATCCAGGGCACCATCCCGCACACCGTGCAGGGTGAGGAGGCGGCCGGCGTCGTCTTCCTTCGTCCGGCCTCCGCTGGTACCGGTGTCATCGCCGGTGGTCCGGTGCGCGCCGTTCTGGAGTGCGCCGGTATCCACGACGTCCTGTCCAAGTCGCTCGGCTCGGACAACCCCATCAACATCGTGCACGCCACCGTGGCGGCGCTGAAGGGCCTCTCCACGCCCGAGGCGATCGCGGCGCGTCGTGGCCTGGCGATCGAGGACGTCGCTCCCGCGAGGATGCTCAAGGCTCGCGCCGAGGGCCTCGCCGAGGCTGCTGCGGCGGCTAAGGCGGTGAGCTAG
- the rpmD gene encoding 50S ribosomal protein L30, with product MARLKITQVRSKIGGKQNQRDSLRSLGLKRIGDVVVKEDRPEIRGMVAVVTHLVEVEEVD from the coding sequence ATGGCACGCCTGAAGATCACTCAGGTTCGCTCGAAGATCGGTGGCAAGCAGAACCAGCGTGACTCGCTGCGTTCGCTTGGCCTGAAGCGAATCGGCGATGTCGTCGTCAAGGAGGACCGTCCCGAGATCCGTGGGATGGTCGCCGTGGTGACGCACCTCGTCGAGGTGGAAGAGGTCGACTAG